Below is a genomic region from Rhodococcus sp. WMMA185.
GGCGACGACATTCCCGACGCAGTCCGGATCGGTGACACGACACTGTCGCGCGGTGACGTGCTCGGTGCGGCCACCTCGGTAGCCGAACGCATCTCTCGCGCCGATCGTGTGGCGATCCTCGCGACCCCCAGCGTCACCACCGTTCTCGCCGTGGTCGGCTGTCTCATCGCGGGGGTGACGGCGGTCCCGGTTCCCCCCGATTCCGGCCCCGCCGAGATGGGCCACATTCTGCGAGACTCCGGTGCGCAGGCGTGGCTCGGCGAGGTGCCCGCGGATCCGCAAGGCCTGCCTGTCGTTCCAGTCCGTGTACATGCTCGGTCCTGGCACAGCTACCCGGAGCCACCCGATTCGTCCGTCGCGTTCGTGCTCTACACATCCGGCACGACGGGTCCGCCCAAGGGGGTCTTGCTCAGTAGGAAGGCCATCGCAGCCAATCTCGACGCACTTGCGGAGGCATGGCAGTGGACCAGCGACGATACGCTGGTCCAAGGTCTTCCGCTGTTCCACCTGCACGGATTGGTCCTCGGTGTATTGGGTCCGCTACGAATCGGCAGCCGTCTCATTCATACCGTCAAGCCCACCCCCGCGGCGTACGCTGCCGCCGGCGGAACGATGTACTTCGGTGTTCCGACGGTGTGGAGCCGGGTCGCCGACGATCCCGAGTCGGCGCGCGCGCTCTCGAGCGCGCGACTGCTTGTGTCGGGCAGTGCGCCGCTGCCCTTGCCGGTATTCGAGAAGATTCGGGAGTTGACCGGTCTCGCACCGATAGATCGGTACGGCATGAGTGAGACGATGCTGACGATCAGCACCAGAGCGGACGGTGAGCGCCGCCCGGGCTCGGTCGGTATGCCGCTCCGCGGCATCGAGACCCGGCTGCGAGACGAGCACGGCGGCGACGTTCCCCACGACGGAGAATCGATCGGCGAACTGCAGGTTCGAGGGTCGATGTTCTTCGATGGGTATCTCGGGCGTCCCGAAGCGACCGCCGCATCGTTCACGGAAGACGGCTACTTCAAAACCGGAGACGTCGCCGTCATCGACCCGGACGGGTTCCACCGCATCGTCGGGCGCGCTTCGACGGATCTGATCAAGTCGGGAGGATTCCGGATCGGCGCCGGTGAGGTGGAGGCGTGCCTACTCTGCCACCAGGGTGTGCGGGAAGCGGCCGTGGTCGGAGTGCCGGACCCCGACCTCGGCCAGCGAATCGTCGCCTTCGTGGTGGGGGAGAACGTCTCGGAACCAGAGTTGATCGAGTACGTGGCTTCTGAACTGTCGGTACACAAGCGGCCTCGCGAGATCCGACTGGTGGAGTCATTGCCCCGCAATGAACTGGGAAAGGTGCAGAAGCAGCGACTTCTGTGAAATCGGTAAGGTGGCGTGCGATACCGCCCCGAGACGGATTGGCAGGCACACAGTGAGTGTCGAGAGCATTGTTCAAAGCACCCAGATCGTCCTCGCATCGCGACCTGACGGCGCCCCCACCACCGACAACTTTCGGCTCGAGGCGGTGAACTTACCCGAGCTGACCGATGGCGAGGTGTTGATCCGCATCATCTATCTGTCGCTCGATCCGTACATGCGAGGGCGGATGAGCAGTGCCGAATCGTATGCCGACCCGGTCGAGATCGGCGAGGTGATGGTGGGCGGCACGGTCGGGCAAGTCATCAACTCGCGGCATCAGGGATTCGAGTCCGGTGACTACGTCCTCGCCTCCGCGGGATGGCAGTCGCATGCGGTGGTCGACGGCGCGCACCTGCGCAAACTCGACCCGGCGGTGGCGCCGTTGTCGACCTCCCTCGGTGTCTTGGGCATGCCGGGCTTCACCGCGTACTCCGGGCTGTTGAAGATCGGGCAGCCACAGGAAGGCGAGACCGTGGTGGTCGCGGCCGCCACTGGTCCGGTCGGCTCGGCGGTGGGGCAAATAGCGAAGCGGAAGGGCGCCCGGGCAGTCGGAATCGCAGGCGGTCCGGAGAAGTGCGCGTACCTGCGCGACGAACTCGGCTTCGACGCGGCGGTCGATCACAAGGCCCCTGACTTCGTCGAGCAATTGCGCACCGCGGTCCCGGACGGCATCGACGTCTACTTCGAGAACGTCGGCGGCGAGGTGGCCGAAGCGGTGCTGCCTCTACTGAACCAGTACGCGCGGGTTCCCGTGTGTGGACTGATTGCGCACTACAACGATGCCACAGCTCCCGAGGGGCCCGACCGGTTGCCCGGGTTCTTGAGCCGAGTACTGGTCAAGAGTCTGACCATCCGGGGATTCA
It encodes:
- a CDS encoding acyl-CoA synthetase, which translates into the protein MLLRSLNPLAVAQGDDIPDAVRIGDTTLSRGDVLGAATSVAERISRADRVAILATPSVTTVLAVVGCLIAGVTAVPVPPDSGPAEMGHILRDSGAQAWLGEVPADPQGLPVVPVRVHARSWHSYPEPPDSSVAFVLYTSGTTGPPKGVLLSRKAIAANLDALAEAWQWTSDDTLVQGLPLFHLHGLVLGVLGPLRIGSRLIHTVKPTPAAYAAAGGTMYFGVPTVWSRVADDPESARALSSARLLVSGSAPLPLPVFEKIRELTGLAPIDRYGMSETMLTISTRADGERRPGSVGMPLRGIETRLRDEHGGDVPHDGESIGELQVRGSMFFDGYLGRPEATAASFTEDGYFKTGDVAVIDPDGFHRIVGRASTDLIKSGGFRIGAGEVEACLLCHQGVREAAVVGVPDPDLGQRIVAFVVGENVSEPELIEYVASELSVHKRPREIRLVESLPRNELGKVQKQRLL
- a CDS encoding NADP-dependent oxidoreductase, with the translated sequence MSVESIVQSTQIVLASRPDGAPTTDNFRLEAVNLPELTDGEVLIRIIYLSLDPYMRGRMSSAESYADPVEIGEVMVGGTVGQVINSRHQGFESGDYVLASAGWQSHAVVDGAHLRKLDPAVAPLSTSLGVLGMPGFTAYSGLLKIGQPQEGETVVVAAATGPVGSAVGQIAKRKGARAVGIAGGPEKCAYLRDELGFDAAVDHKAPDFVEQLRTAVPDGIDVYFENVGGEVAEAVLPLLNQYARVPVCGLIAHYNDATAPEGPDRLPGFLSRVLVKSLTIRGFIVSEFESMYGDFLRDVSGWIREGRFAYREDFVDGIENAPTAFIGLLEGKNFGKMLVRVAEES